The following coding sequences lie in one Peribacillus frigoritolerans genomic window:
- a CDS encoding acyl-CoA dehydrogenase family protein has protein sequence MSNQTTDNLIKGGAFLVEDITYDQVFTPEDYSDEHKMIAKTAEDFVVNEILPQVEHLENHEFDRSVKLLKHAGEIGLLGADVPEEYSGLGLDKISSALITEKMALSGGFGITHGAHVGIGSLPIVLFGNEEQKKKYLPLLATGEKIAAYALTEPSSGSDALGAKTTAKLNAEGTHYILNGEKQWITNAGFADVFCVYAKIDGEQFSAFIVERDYDGVSTGAEEKKMGIKSSSTRTLILEDVHVPVENLLGVAGKGHVIAFNILNIGRYKLGVGAVGGSKRALEITAAYTNQRQQFKTKISDFNLTKEKLATMASKIYAAESSVYRTVGLYEQRQSKLTDEQVKDGKSMAAAIAEYAIECSLNKFFASEVLDYVTDEGVQLHGGYGFMQEYEIEKAYRDSRINRIFEGTNEINRLLVPGTFLKKALKGELPLLQKAQSLQEELMMMMPEEPGDEPLAQEKMLVRNAKKIGILAAGLAAQKYGKALDQEQEILSNIADIASLAYAAESVVLRTEKAIAATGLEKNKQKVLYTEIFVQEAFNEIEQHAKETLIAVETGDTLRIMLASLRKLTRHNPINVIAKKREASVKVIEAEKYAL, from the coding sequence ATGTCCAATCAAACTACAGATAACCTCATTAAAGGCGGAGCCTTTTTAGTAGAAGATATTACGTATGATCAAGTGTTTACACCGGAAGATTATTCTGATGAGCATAAAATGATCGCCAAAACTGCCGAGGATTTCGTAGTGAATGAAATTCTGCCGCAGGTTGAACATTTGGAAAACCATGAATTTGACCGTTCCGTTAAATTACTGAAGCATGCAGGTGAAATCGGTTTACTTGGTGCTGACGTTCCTGAGGAATACAGTGGATTGGGTCTTGATAAAATCAGTTCGGCACTGATTACAGAAAAAATGGCACTTTCAGGCGGCTTTGGAATTACGCATGGTGCACATGTAGGTATCGGATCTTTGCCGATCGTATTATTCGGGAATGAAGAACAAAAGAAAAAATATCTCCCTTTACTGGCAACGGGTGAGAAGATTGCTGCGTATGCCTTAACGGAACCAAGCTCAGGTTCAGATGCCTTGGGAGCAAAAACGACAGCGAAATTGAATGCCGAAGGAACTCACTATATTCTAAATGGGGAAAAACAATGGATTACAAATGCAGGTTTTGCAGATGTCTTCTGTGTATACGCCAAAATTGACGGCGAACAATTCTCCGCTTTCATTGTTGAGCGTGATTATGATGGCGTATCAACTGGTGCTGAAGAGAAGAAAATGGGAATCAAAAGCTCATCTACACGTACATTAATCCTTGAAGATGTACATGTACCAGTCGAAAACCTTTTGGGTGTAGCCGGAAAAGGACATGTCATCGCTTTCAATATCCTGAATATCGGCCGTTATAAATTAGGCGTCGGTGCTGTCGGCGGATCTAAACGTGCCCTTGAGATTACAGCAGCTTATACGAATCAACGTCAACAGTTCAAAACGAAAATTTCCGATTTTAACTTGACGAAAGAAAAACTTGCAACAATGGCATCCAAAATTTATGCAGCAGAAAGCTCTGTATACCGTACCGTTGGCCTTTATGAACAAAGGCAAAGCAAATTGACGGATGAGCAAGTGAAAGATGGGAAATCAATGGCGGCAGCAATCGCTGAATATGCCATTGAGTGTTCATTGAATAAATTCTTCGCTTCCGAAGTGTTGGATTATGTTACGGACGAAGGCGTACAGCTTCATGGAGGCTATGGTTTCATGCAGGAGTATGAAATTGAAAAAGCATATCGTGATTCCCGGATTAACCGGATCTTTGAAGGTACAAATGAAATCAATCGATTGCTTGTCCCTGGAACTTTCCTGAAGAAAGCACTTAAAGGGGAATTGCCGCTTCTTCAAAAGGCTCAAAGCCTGCAAGAGGAATTAATGATGATGATGCCGGAAGAACCTGGCGATGAGCCATTGGCACAAGAAAAAATGCTTGTTAGAAACGCTAAGAAAATTGGGATTCTGGCAGCTGGCCTTGCTGCACAGAAATACGGCAAAGCTCTTGATCAAGAACAAGAGATCCTCTCCAACATTGCTGATATCGCATCCCTTGCTTATGCAGCGGAATCCGTGGTATTGCGTACGGAAAAAGCAATAGCAGCTACAGGTCTGGAGAAGAACAAACAAAAAGTGCTTTACACTGAAATCTTCGTTCAGGAAGCTTTCAATGAAATAGAACAGCACGCAAAGGAAACGTTAATCGCAGTGGAAACAGGCGATACTCTTCGCATCATGCTTGCGTCGCTCCGCAAGCTGACAAGACATAATCCGATCAATGTCATTGCGAAAAAGCGTGAAGCTTCCGTGAAGGTAATCGAAGCTGAAAAATATGCTCTTTAA
- a CDS encoding O-acetylhomoserine aminocarboxypropyltransferase/cysteine synthase family protein — protein sequence MSEKKLRFETLSVHGGLQADETGARAVPIYQSNAYLFKDTDHAANLFGLKENGYIYSRLHNPTVSVFEERMALLEGGIGGLATASGMAAISLSILNIAAAGDEIVSASTLYGGTYNLFENTLPKYGIKVKFVSPDDPENFKRAITPRTKAIFAETIGNPSLRVLDIEAVAKIAHDAGIPLIIDNTFATPYLCRPIDFGADIVIHSATKWLLGNGTTLGGVIVDGGKFDWNSPNYPGFTEPDPSYDNLVYAEAVGPAAFITKARVQLLRDLGPALSAQSAFQFTLGLETLHVRMKEHLSNTKSVIKYLKNHPAVTWVSHPGDEDHPDKALADKYLPKGAGSVVTFGIQGNREAGAKLINSVELWSHVANVGDAKSLIIHPASTTHQQLNEAGLAKAGVSADQVRLSIGIENVDDLIEDLEQAIEKATNIVSLTSKTV from the coding sequence ATGTCAGAGAAAAAGTTGCGTTTCGAAACATTGAGTGTTCATGGCGGTCTGCAAGCTGATGAAACAGGTGCTCGTGCAGTTCCTATCTACCAAAGCAATGCATACTTGTTCAAAGACACCGACCATGCAGCGAATTTATTTGGTCTAAAGGAGAATGGTTATATATATTCACGACTTCATAATCCCACGGTCAGCGTTTTTGAGGAAAGAATGGCCTTATTGGAAGGCGGTATCGGCGGATTGGCAACAGCAAGCGGAATGGCGGCCATTTCACTTTCAATCCTGAATATTGCCGCTGCTGGAGATGAGATTGTTTCAGCCTCTACATTATATGGCGGTACGTATAACCTTTTTGAAAATACTCTTCCTAAATATGGGATCAAAGTGAAGTTCGTTTCTCCCGATGACCCTGAAAATTTCAAAAGGGCGATAACGCCAAGAACTAAAGCCATTTTTGCTGAAACGATCGGAAATCCAAGTTTGAGGGTGCTTGATATTGAAGCGGTAGCGAAAATCGCCCATGATGCCGGAATACCTTTGATCATTGATAATACCTTCGCGACACCATATCTATGCAGACCAATTGATTTTGGAGCGGATATTGTCATCCATTCCGCTACAAAATGGCTTCTGGGAAATGGAACCACGCTGGGCGGTGTCATCGTGGATGGAGGGAAATTCGATTGGAACTCGCCAAATTATCCTGGCTTCACGGAGCCTGACCCAAGCTACGACAATCTGGTATACGCCGAGGCAGTTGGACCTGCTGCATTCATAACGAAAGCCCGAGTGCAGTTACTTCGTGATTTAGGCCCTGCGCTAAGTGCCCAAAGTGCATTCCAGTTTACGCTTGGGCTTGAAACACTGCATGTAAGGATGAAAGAGCATCTGTCAAACACCAAGTCTGTCATTAAATATTTAAAAAACCACCCTGCAGTGACTTGGGTTTCACATCCTGGTGATGAGGATCATCCCGATAAAGCCCTTGCGGATAAATATTTGCCTAAGGGAGCTGGATCTGTCGTGACTTTTGGAATACAAGGTAATCGCGAAGCTGGCGCAAAGCTTATCAATTCGGTGGAATTATGGTCCCATGTAGCGAATGTGGGGGATGCGAAGAGCTTGATCATCCATCCAGCAAGTACGACCCATCAACAATTGAATGAGGCGGGTCTTGCGAAAGCGGGTGTGAGTGCTGATCAAGTCCGTTTATCCATTGGGATTGAAAATGTAGACGATTTAATAGAAGATTTGGAGCAGGCAATTGAAAAAGCGACGAATATCGTCTCCTTGACATCCAAAACGGTTTAA
- a CDS encoding arsenate reductase family protein → MGLTLYWYPKCGTCRNAKKWLDNHELQYEAIHIAENPPSRTEIEQLYKNSNLELKKFFNTSGQKYRELGLKDKLKEASEAEMLDILSTDGMLLKRPIVTDGTKVTVGFKEEQFEQVWN, encoded by the coding sequence ATGGGCTTAACATTATATTGGTACCCAAAATGCGGCACATGCCGTAACGCAAAGAAGTGGCTGGATAATCATGAACTGCAATATGAAGCAATCCATATAGCGGAAAATCCGCCTTCGCGAACAGAAATAGAACAACTATATAAAAACAGCAATTTGGAGTTGAAGAAGTTTTTTAATACTAGCGGTCAAAAATATCGGGAGCTGGGCTTAAAGGATAAGCTGAAAGAAGCTTCTGAAGCAGAGATGCTTGATATATTGTCCACAGATGGCATGCTTCTGAAAAGGCCGATTGTTACGGACGGCACCAAAGTGACGGTAGGTTTCAAAGAGGAGCAATTCGAACAGGTTTGGAACTGA
- a CDS encoding methionine ABC transporter ATP-binding protein — protein MITLTKVSKLFRTGKGNSETIKAVNNVNVEINKGEIFGIIGYSGAGKSTLIRMLNGLETPTEGSVVVAEKEISKIKGAQLRKARQEISMIFQHFNLLWSRTVQENISFPLEIAGVSKPERTKRVNELIKLVGLEGREKAYPSQLSGGQKQRVGIARALANDPKVLLCDEATSALDPQTTDSILELLVDINQRLGLTIVLITHEMHVIRKICHRVAVMESGQVVEQGPVLDVFKNPKEQMTKRFVQQVTEPEETKETMDHLLERYPAGKVIQLTFVGDHAESPLITKLVRNFELDVNIVQGKISQTRSGSYGTLFIHLDGKEDEMLHAIEFIKAQQVGVEVITHA, from the coding sequence ATGATTACATTGACGAAAGTCAGTAAGCTGTTCCGAACAGGAAAAGGAAACAGTGAGACGATCAAGGCTGTAAATAATGTGAATGTTGAAATAAATAAAGGCGAGATTTTCGGTATTATCGGTTACAGTGGAGCGGGGAAAAGTACTTTGATCAGAATGCTCAATGGGTTGGAAACACCTACAGAGGGATCCGTTGTGGTGGCTGAGAAGGAAATTTCAAAAATTAAAGGCGCTCAGCTCCGTAAGGCCCGTCAAGAAATCAGCATGATTTTCCAACATTTCAATCTATTATGGTCAAGGACCGTTCAGGAGAATATATCTTTCCCATTGGAAATTGCAGGAGTTTCTAAACCTGAACGAACCAAGCGTGTGAACGAATTGATCAAGTTAGTCGGACTGGAAGGCAGGGAAAAGGCCTATCCTTCACAATTAAGCGGAGGGCAAAAGCAAAGGGTGGGAATAGCCAGGGCTCTGGCAAATGACCCTAAAGTGCTGCTGTGTGATGAAGCGACTTCTGCCTTGGATCCGCAGACTACCGACTCCATACTCGAATTGCTTGTTGACATCAATCAGCGCCTGGGATTGACGATCGTCTTGATAACACATGAAATGCATGTAATACGTAAAATCTGCCATCGCGTCGCCGTGATGGAAAGCGGGCAGGTTGTTGAACAGGGTCCTGTCCTTGATGTTTTCAAGAATCCTAAAGAACAAATGACGAAGCGTTTCGTGCAACAGGTAACGGAACCGGAAGAAACGAAAGAAACGATGGACCATTTGCTCGAGCGCTATCCTGCAGGCAAAGTAATTCAATTGACCTTTGTAGGTGATCATGCAGAAAGCCCATTGATTACCAAGCTTGTACGTAACTTCGAGTTGGATGTCAATATCGTTCAAGGTAAGATATCCCAAACAAGAAGCGGTTCATATGGAACATTGTTTATCCATCTTGATGGCAAAGAGGATGAAATGCTCCACGCAATAGAATTCATTAAAGCACAGCAGGTAGGCGTGGAGGTGATTACTCATGCTTGA
- a CDS encoding thioredoxin family protein has translation MQEWKEEECKLAVENGETFCLYLYTPLCGTCQVASKMLTISLELFPELKAGKMNMNYVQAIAESYEIESVPCLLLFKEGQLHKKIYAFQSVPYLYGLLKEIS, from the coding sequence ATGCAGGAATGGAAAGAAGAAGAGTGTAAGCTTGCTGTTGAAAATGGGGAAACCTTTTGCTTATATTTATATACCCCTTTATGCGGCACTTGTCAGGTTGCCTCCAAGATGCTGACGATATCCTTGGAGCTATTCCCGGAATTGAAGGCAGGGAAAATGAATATGAATTATGTCCAAGCAATTGCCGAATCATATGAAATCGAAAGTGTTCCTTGTTTGTTGCTTTTCAAAGAAGGACAGCTGCACAAAAAAATATATGCCTTTCAATCCGTTCCTTATTTGTACGGATTGCTTAAGGAAATCAGCTAA
- the gcvH gene encoding glycine cleavage system protein GcvH, whose amino-acid sequence MTTTPKELRYTKEHEWVKTEDGTVRIGITAFAQSELGDIVFVELPEIGDELKANEPFGSVESVKTVSELYAPISGKVVEVNEDLSDNPEYVNESPYEKAWMVVLEPSNGSDIENLMSAEEYESLING is encoded by the coding sequence ATGACAACAACACCAAAAGAACTTCGTTACACTAAAGAACATGAATGGGTCAAAACGGAAGATGGAACAGTGCGCATTGGAATTACAGCTTTCGCACAGTCCGAGCTTGGGGACATCGTATTCGTTGAGCTTCCGGAAATCGGCGATGAATTGAAAGCGAACGAACCATTCGGAAGTGTTGAATCCGTTAAGACCGTTTCTGAGCTTTATGCACCTATCAGTGGCAAGGTTGTTGAAGTAAACGAAGATTTAAGTGACAACCCTGAATATGTAAATGAGTCTCCTTATGAAAAGGCATGGATGGTCGTGCTTGAACCATCTAATGGCAGTGATATTGAAAACTTGATGAGCGCTGAAGAGTATGAGAGTTTAATCAACGGTTAA
- a CDS encoding toprim domain-containing protein: protein MEWGEFDKVIIVEGSSDRRKVASVLNEDVEIRCTNGTISLTKLDELVDELMDRDVYLLFDADESGEKLRKQFRREMPEANHLYINKMYKEVESSPEHHIATVLLSANMNVKMKFLSQRVND, encoded by the coding sequence ATGGAGTGGGGCGAATTCGATAAAGTGATCATTGTAGAAGGCAGTTCCGATAGAAGAAAAGTTGCCTCCGTTTTAAATGAAGATGTGGAAATAAGATGTACGAATGGGACCATATCATTAACTAAGCTGGATGAATTAGTGGATGAATTGATGGACCGTGATGTTTATCTCCTTTTTGACGCAGATGAATCAGGAGAAAAGCTCCGGAAGCAGTTCCGAAGGGAAATGCCTGAAGCGAACCACCTGTATATTAATAAAATGTACAAAGAAGTGGAAAGCTCGCCCGAACATCATATCGCAACTGTGCTTTTATCTGCCAATATGAATGTGAAAATGAAATTTTTAAGTCAAAGGGTGAACGACTAA